In Actinoplanes derwentensis, the following proteins share a genomic window:
- a CDS encoding GH39 family glycosyl hydrolase encodes MLIHVPETPCGRLGDAWRTCVGTGRFELALRRDYQDSLALLQRDIGFRHIRGHGLLSDGVGIYRPYEYQGVRQVRYAFTYLDQVVDAYLELGIKPFVELGFMPSELASGDQTVFWWHGNVTPPRSWTEWAALVRATVTHLIDRYGLDEVRGWPIEVWNEPNLKQFWQDADAGAYHRLYEITANTIKDIDGSLQVGGPAISPGEDDWLLRFASFVTDREVPIDFVSRHAYTSGPAQQVPFGVHQTLEPASRLLEQFALPRQQLRGTPLAGLPVHITEFNSSYRPDNPIHDTAFNAAYLAPVIAAGGEVADSFAYWTFSDMFEEEGVPTALFHGGFGLLTHRQIKKPTYHLYAFMARMGDQILTRGTDHLVTVDDTGRVTILAWSPVDHTGTASPGHHPLQLSVPVSAPGASSAFVLRSTVDEERGNAWTAWCEMGRPRSPRPRELEVLREAAEPARSHRSLPLVDGRVTLDVTLSRHEVTLLEITPVVDETPPWYDERRLLGADPTAEPFS; translated from the coding sequence ATGCTCATTCATGTTCCCGAAACACCGTGCGGCCGGCTCGGCGACGCTTGGCGCACCTGCGTCGGCACCGGGAGGTTCGAGCTCGCGCTGCGGCGCGACTACCAGGACTCCCTCGCGCTGCTCCAGCGTGACATCGGCTTCCGGCACATCCGCGGGCACGGCCTGCTCAGCGACGGAGTCGGCATCTACCGGCCCTACGAATATCAGGGCGTCCGCCAGGTCCGGTACGCGTTCACCTACCTCGACCAGGTCGTCGACGCATATCTCGAGCTCGGCATCAAACCGTTCGTCGAACTGGGTTTCATGCCGTCCGAACTGGCCTCCGGCGACCAGACGGTCTTCTGGTGGCACGGCAACGTCACCCCGCCGAGATCCTGGACCGAATGGGCGGCCCTGGTCCGCGCGACCGTCACGCACCTGATCGACCGCTACGGTCTGGACGAGGTACGCGGCTGGCCCATCGAGGTGTGGAACGAACCCAACCTCAAACAGTTCTGGCAGGACGCGGACGCCGGCGCCTATCACCGGTTGTACGAGATCACGGCGAACACCATCAAGGACATCGACGGCAGCCTCCAGGTCGGCGGGCCCGCCATCTCACCCGGCGAGGACGACTGGCTGCTGCGCTTCGCCTCGTTCGTCACCGATCGCGAGGTGCCGATCGACTTCGTGAGCCGGCACGCGTACACCTCAGGCCCGGCCCAGCAGGTCCCGTTCGGCGTCCACCAGACACTGGAACCCGCATCCCGGCTCCTGGAGCAGTTCGCGCTGCCGCGGCAACAGCTGCGCGGCACCCCGTTGGCCGGCCTGCCGGTGCACATCACCGAGTTCAACTCGTCCTACCGGCCGGACAACCCGATCCACGACACGGCGTTCAACGCCGCCTACCTCGCCCCGGTGATCGCGGCCGGAGGCGAGGTGGCCGACTCCTTCGCCTACTGGACGTTCAGTGACATGTTCGAGGAGGAAGGGGTACCGACCGCGCTGTTCCATGGCGGCTTCGGCCTGCTCACCCACCGCCAGATCAAGAAACCCACCTACCACCTGTATGCGTTCATGGCGCGGATGGGCGATCAGATCCTGACGCGCGGCACCGACCACCTGGTCACCGTCGACGACACCGGTCGTGTCACGATCCTGGCCTGGTCGCCGGTGGACCACACCGGCACCGCGTCACCCGGCCACCACCCGCTGCAGCTCTCCGTCCCGGTCTCGGCCCCCGGCGCGTCCTCTGCCTTCGTGCTGCGTTCGACGGTCGACGAGGAGCGAGGCAACGCCTGGACCGCCTGGTGCGAAATGGGGCGTCCACGGTCACCCCGGCCGCGCGAATTGGAGGTCCTGCGTGAGGCAGCCGAGCCGGCACGCAGCCACCGAAGCCTGCCGCTGGTCGACGGCCGGGTGACCCTCGACGTGACCTTGAGCCGGCACGAGGTGACCCTGCTGGAGATCACCCCGGTAGTCGACGAGACCCCACCGTGGTACGACGAGCGACGACTACTGGGTGCCGATCCCACGGCGGAACCCTTCTCATGA
- a CDS encoding ABC transporter substrate-binding protein, whose translation MYHFTRRQILAAAGAAAAATVAGCSSDDPDSDSSSLDSNRVGAMDAYAVGNQFKAAEPLTFSIMMLSNPGYPYKADWPFWAELSKRTNVTLQPTVVPLSDYNQKRSVVVGAGDAPMIIPKTYHPDEEAYIAGGAIIPVSDYVDLMPNYSAQVKQWNLQGNLEAISQQDGKYYLLSGLHENVWQDYSLAMRTDILEKLGLAVPTTWDELTTVLRAMRQAYPDRYPFSDRWSTPPNPGANNLVGLLGAAYGTYAGWAYQSAFWDAAAGKFVFSAAMDQYKQVLQYLNTLVAEKLLDPESFTQTDDNARQKFANGKSFVISCNAQTLVNECRKDIAKIPGATVVKIPLPTGPMGPSLEGLSRLENGIMISRKARESKNFVAMMQFIDWLWYSDAGKMFTKWGIEGQTYNGSVADDSFKLAPDVKWAGINPTAPRDLQVDYGYSNGVFAYAGSTKLLNSQFSDEEKAFQAEMNKRQIRPVPPPHPFSPEEREQASLWETGLKDHVNQQSVKFILGQRPFSEWDAYLAELKGKNMDQYIDLANKAYDRFKKSNP comes from the coding sequence ATGTATCATTTCACCCGACGTCAGATACTGGCCGCGGCCGGTGCGGCCGCCGCTGCCACGGTGGCCGGCTGTAGCAGCGATGACCCCGACAGCGACAGCAGTAGCCTCGACAGCAATCGCGTCGGGGCCATGGACGCCTACGCGGTCGGCAACCAGTTCAAGGCCGCTGAGCCGCTCACCTTCTCGATCATGATGCTGAGCAATCCGGGTTACCCGTACAAGGCGGACTGGCCGTTCTGGGCCGAGTTGAGCAAGCGCACCAACGTCACGTTGCAACCCACCGTGGTGCCGCTCAGCGACTACAACCAGAAGCGCAGCGTGGTGGTGGGCGCCGGCGACGCCCCGATGATCATCCCGAAGACCTACCACCCGGACGAGGAAGCGTACATCGCGGGCGGCGCGATCATCCCGGTCAGCGACTACGTCGACCTCATGCCGAACTACTCGGCCCAGGTCAAGCAGTGGAACCTGCAGGGCAACCTGGAGGCGATCAGCCAGCAGGACGGTAAGTACTACCTGCTGTCCGGCCTGCATGAGAACGTCTGGCAGGACTACTCCCTCGCGATGCGCACCGACATCCTGGAGAAGCTCGGCCTGGCGGTGCCGACGACCTGGGACGAACTGACAACGGTGCTCCGGGCGATGCGGCAGGCATACCCCGACCGGTACCCCTTCTCCGACCGGTGGAGCACCCCGCCGAACCCCGGCGCGAACAACCTCGTCGGTCTGCTCGGCGCGGCCTACGGCACCTACGCCGGCTGGGCCTACCAAAGTGCCTTCTGGGACGCCGCCGCCGGTAAATTCGTCTTCAGCGCGGCCATGGACCAGTACAAACAGGTGCTGCAATACCTGAACACGCTGGTGGCCGAGAAGCTGCTCGACCCGGAGAGCTTCACCCAAACCGACGACAACGCCCGGCAGAAATTCGCCAACGGCAAGTCGTTCGTGATCAGCTGCAACGCCCAGACGCTGGTCAACGAATGCCGCAAGGACATCGCGAAGATCCCCGGGGCGACGGTGGTCAAGATCCCCCTGCCGACCGGGCCGATGGGGCCGTCACTCGAAGGCCTCAGCCGACTGGAAAACGGCATCATGATCAGCAGAAAGGCGCGAGAGAGCAAGAACTTCGTCGCGATGATGCAGTTCATCGACTGGCTGTGGTATTCCGACGCGGGCAAGATGTTCACCAAGTGGGGTATCGAAGGGCAGACCTACAACGGCAGCGTCGCGGACGACAGTTTCAAACTCGCGCCGGACGTGAAATGGGCCGGGATCAACCCCACGGCCCCCAGGGATCTGCAGGTCGACTACGGCTACTCCAACGGCGTTTTCGCGTACGCCGGCAGCACCAAGCTGCTGAACTCGCAGTTCTCCGATGAGGAGAAGGCCTTCCAGGCGGAGATGAACAAACGCCAGATCCGGCCGGTGCCGCCGCCGCACCCGTTCAGCCCTGAGGAACGCGAGCAGGCCAGCTTGTGGGAGACCGGGCTCAAGGACCACGTCAACCAGCAGAGCGTCAAGTTCATCCTGGGCCAGCGGCCGTTCAGCGAATGGGACGCCTACCTCGCCGAGCTCAAGGGCAAGAACATGGACCAGTACATCGACCTGGCGAACAAGGCGTACGACCGGTTCAAGAAGAGCAATCCCTGA
- a CDS encoding carbohydrate ABC transporter permease, with protein sequence MTSAAIRPARNGVPQATRAYRAFQVINAFVLTAVVVATLFPFVNIVARSFSGEHEIRSGQVVLLPKGFNLTTYQHVMSDAMFWTNYRNTVLYTVVATAIALVLTTCYAYVLSKRHLKGRGVLVGIAVFTMFFNGGLIPNYVLVSTLGLRNTLWAIVLPNAISVFNLLVMKAFFESLPVELEEAAAVDGCGTYRTLLRIVLPLSKAVLATMLLFYAVSFWNSWFSGFLYMDRQELFPVTVYLRNLIAGATAGSDNSTASDTALQIAASIQAVTIVLTMLPILLIYPFIQRFFVSGVTLGAVKG encoded by the coding sequence GTGACCTCGGCCGCCATCCGACCAGCACGTAACGGGGTTCCGCAGGCGACCCGGGCGTACCGGGCCTTCCAGGTGATCAACGCGTTCGTGCTCACCGCCGTGGTGGTGGCCACGCTGTTCCCGTTCGTCAACATCGTGGCCCGCTCATTCAGTGGCGAGCACGAGATCCGTTCCGGGCAGGTGGTCCTGTTGCCGAAAGGCTTCAACCTGACCACGTACCAGCACGTCATGTCCGACGCGATGTTCTGGACCAACTACCGCAACACCGTGCTCTACACCGTGGTCGCCACGGCCATCGCGCTGGTGCTCACCACCTGCTACGCCTACGTGCTGTCGAAGCGCCATCTCAAGGGCCGTGGCGTGCTGGTCGGCATCGCGGTGTTCACGATGTTCTTCAACGGCGGCCTGATTCCCAACTACGTGCTGGTCAGCACGCTCGGGCTGCGCAACACCCTGTGGGCGATCGTGCTGCCGAACGCGATCAGCGTGTTCAACCTGCTGGTGATGAAGGCGTTCTTCGAGAGCCTGCCGGTCGAACTCGAGGAGGCCGCGGCCGTCGACGGCTGCGGCACCTACCGCACCCTGCTGCGGATCGTGCTGCCGCTGTCCAAGGCGGTGCTCGCCACCATGTTGCTGTTCTACGCGGTGTCGTTCTGGAACTCGTGGTTCTCCGGGTTCCTTTACATGGACCGGCAGGAACTGTTCCCGGTCACCGTCTATTTGCGCAACCTGATCGCCGGCGCCACCGCGGGCTCGGACAACAGCACGGCCAGCGATACCGCGCTGCAGATCGCGGCGAGCATCCAGGCCGTCACCATCGTCCTCACCATGCTGCCGATCCTGCTCATCTATCCCTTCATTCAGAGGTTCTTCGTCTCCGGCGTCACGCTGGGCGCCGTCAAGGGCTGA
- a CDS encoding ABC transporter permease has translation MNPAKVIDRVPDTLRRPPRTAHPERTRRRGWRHALRRDWQLYSLAVLPLLFFAVFRYLPMLGNVIAFRRYQPGGELVGEYWVGLHYFRMFLADPTFWQVFTNTIIMGALTLLFCFPLPIVLALLLNEVRTRWLKGFVQTISYLPHFLSIVVVAGLVLQTVSVDGVINHGLAAMGHDKIAFIQQPGWFRTIYVSSEVWQTVGWGTILYLAALTTIDSDLYQQARVDGANRWRQTWHVTLPGIRPTMITLLILNIGTFLAVGFEKILLLYNPLTYPAADVISTYLYRVGVVSGSFSYAAAIGLFESVIGLLLVLGANTLSRRTIGTSLW, from the coding sequence ATGAACCCGGCCAAGGTGATCGACCGCGTGCCGGACACGCTCCGCCGGCCGCCCCGGACCGCGCATCCTGAACGAACCCGACGAAGAGGCTGGCGACACGCACTGCGCCGAGACTGGCAGCTGTACTCGCTGGCCGTACTGCCGCTGCTGTTCTTCGCGGTGTTCCGTTATCTGCCGATGCTCGGCAACGTGATCGCGTTCCGGCGCTACCAGCCCGGCGGTGAACTGGTCGGCGAGTACTGGGTCGGGTTGCACTACTTTCGGATGTTCCTCGCCGATCCCACCTTCTGGCAGGTCTTCACCAACACGATCATCATGGGCGCGCTCACCCTGCTGTTCTGCTTCCCGCTGCCGATCGTGCTGGCGCTGCTGCTCAACGAGGTCCGCACCCGCTGGCTCAAGGGCTTCGTGCAGACCATCTCCTACCTGCCGCACTTCCTGTCCATCGTGGTGGTGGCGGGTCTGGTCCTGCAGACGGTGTCCGTGGACGGCGTGATCAACCACGGGCTTGCCGCAATGGGGCACGACAAGATCGCGTTCATTCAGCAGCCCGGCTGGTTCCGCACGATCTACGTCTCCTCAGAGGTCTGGCAGACCGTCGGCTGGGGGACGATCCTCTATCTCGCCGCGCTCACCACCATCGACAGTGACCTCTACCAGCAGGCGCGGGTCGACGGCGCGAACCGGTGGCGGCAGACCTGGCACGTCACGCTGCCCGGGATCCGGCCCACGATGATCACGCTGCTCATCCTCAACATCGGCACGTTCCTGGCGGTCGGCTTCGAGAAGATCCTGCTGCTCTACAATCCGCTCACCTACCCGGCCGCGGACGTCATCTCGACCTACCTCTACCGCGTCGGTGTCGTCTCCGGCAGCTTCAGCTACGCGGCGGCCATCGGCCTGTTCGAGTCCGTGATCGGCCTGCTGCTGGTACTCGGCGCGAACACACTGTCCCGGCGCACGATCGGGACGAGCCTGTGGTGA
- a CDS encoding beta-xylosidase/alpha-l-arabinosidase produces MSIEPSIDTRPEPPSGRWRDPRLSPEDRARALLPLMSLEEKLAQLVGVWVGADASGGGVAPYQAEMSGETPAWDSLIRHGLGQLTRPFGTAPVEPAAGARSLAAAQRRIMAESRFGLPAQVHEECLTGFAAWRATVYPAPLAWGASFDPALVAQMAGGIGRSMRAAGVHQGLAPVLDVTRDYRWGRTEETIGEDPYLVGSVGAAYVRALEDAGVVATLKHFAGYSASRGGRNLAPVPMGVRELNDVILPPFEMALRLGGARSVMHSYAEIDGVPVAADRALLNRLLRDEWGFRGTVVADYFAVRFLETLHGVADGAADAARLALRAGIDVELPTVDAYGPPLLEAIRSGAVEEALVDRALLRVLTQKAELGLLDADWQPLVDDAGELRLDDEAGRDVALRLARESIVLLRNTGTVLPLATAQRIALVGPVADDPLAMLGCYSFPLHVGQRHPDHDLGINVPTLREALSDLAPHLVYEQGCTITGDDASGIAAAVAAAADSDLCVLAVGDRAGLFGRGTSGEGCDADDLRLPGIQSDLVRAVLDTGTPVALVLLAGRPYALGPEVATAAAIVQAFFPGQQGGQALAEILTGAVNPSGRLPVSVPSNSGGLPTTYLSPPLGRRSQVSSIDPTPAFPFGHGLSYTTFDWTDAHALSIEEVPVDEPAVWPVDGDATVRITVRNTGERDGVEVVQLYLHDPVAQTTRPVVRLIGYARVALKHGEAAYVSFAVPADMASFTGVDGRRVVEPGDVELRFGRSSADAAATVRLRLVGAERETGAQRMLESRVRVDRLPALAPARQGPTS; encoded by the coding sequence ATGAGCATCGAGCCGTCTATCGACACCCGTCCCGAGCCGCCGAGCGGCCGATGGCGCGACCCGCGTTTGTCCCCGGAGGATCGGGCACGGGCCCTGCTCCCCCTCATGTCGCTGGAAGAGAAGCTGGCACAGCTCGTCGGCGTGTGGGTCGGCGCGGACGCGTCCGGCGGGGGCGTGGCGCCGTACCAGGCCGAAATGAGCGGCGAGACGCCTGCGTGGGACTCGCTCATCCGTCACGGGCTCGGGCAGCTGACCCGGCCGTTCGGCACGGCCCCGGTCGAACCCGCAGCCGGTGCGCGGTCGCTCGCTGCAGCCCAAAGGCGGATCATGGCGGAGAGCCGTTTCGGTTTGCCGGCGCAGGTGCACGAGGAGTGCCTCACCGGGTTCGCCGCCTGGCGTGCCACGGTGTACCCGGCACCGCTGGCCTGGGGCGCCTCATTCGATCCCGCGTTGGTGGCGCAGATGGCCGGCGGGATCGGGCGGTCCATGCGGGCCGCGGGAGTCCATCAGGGACTCGCTCCGGTTCTCGACGTGACCCGGGACTACCGCTGGGGCCGCACCGAGGAGACGATCGGGGAGGACCCCTACCTCGTCGGCTCCGTCGGTGCGGCTTACGTCCGTGCGCTCGAGGACGCCGGCGTGGTGGCGACACTCAAACACTTCGCCGGCTACTCCGCCTCGCGTGGAGGACGCAACCTCGCCCCGGTGCCGATGGGCGTCCGGGAGTTGAATGACGTGATACTGCCGCCGTTCGAGATGGCGTTGCGGCTGGGCGGGGCCCGTTCGGTGATGCACTCCTACGCCGAGATCGACGGTGTTCCGGTCGCGGCCGACCGTGCACTTCTGAACCGGCTGCTGCGTGACGAGTGGGGCTTCCGAGGGACGGTGGTCGCTGACTACTTCGCCGTGCGATTCCTGGAAACGCTGCATGGTGTCGCGGACGGTGCCGCCGATGCGGCCCGGCTCGCTCTCCGCGCTGGCATCGACGTCGAACTTCCTACGGTCGACGCCTATGGTCCGCCGTTGCTCGAGGCGATCCGATCAGGCGCCGTCGAGGAGGCGCTGGTCGACCGGGCGTTGCTTCGAGTGCTGACCCAGAAGGCGGAGTTGGGCCTGCTCGACGCCGACTGGCAGCCCCTGGTCGATGATGCCGGAGAACTGCGGCTCGACGACGAAGCCGGGCGCGACGTCGCGTTACGTCTGGCCCGCGAGTCGATCGTGCTGCTGCGCAACACCGGAACCGTGTTGCCGCTGGCCACCGCCCAGCGGATCGCGCTGGTCGGCCCCGTCGCCGACGATCCGCTCGCCATGCTCGGGTGTTATTCCTTCCCGCTCCACGTCGGACAACGACACCCGGACCACGACCTCGGCATCAACGTTCCCACCCTCCGCGAGGCACTCAGCGATCTCGCTCCGCACCTGGTGTACGAGCAGGGCTGCACGATCACCGGCGACGATGCCTCCGGCATCGCCGCAGCCGTGGCCGCCGCAGCCGACAGCGACCTGTGCGTCCTCGCGGTGGGCGACCGGGCCGGCCTGTTCGGGCGGGGTACCTCGGGCGAGGGCTGCGACGCCGACGACCTGCGGCTGCCCGGCATCCAGTCGGACCTTGTGCGGGCGGTCCTCGACACGGGCACCCCGGTGGCGCTGGTGCTGCTGGCCGGCCGCCCCTATGCCCTCGGCCCCGAGGTCGCCACGGCCGCCGCCATCGTGCAGGCGTTCTTCCCCGGCCAACAGGGCGGCCAGGCTTTAGCCGAGATCCTGACCGGTGCCGTGAACCCGTCAGGACGGCTGCCGGTGAGTGTGCCGAGCAACTCTGGTGGACTGCCCACGACCTACCTGTCGCCGCCGCTGGGCCGCCGCAGCCAGGTGTCCTCGATCGACCCGACGCCCGCGTTCCCGTTCGGGCACGGCCTGAGCTACACCACCTTCGACTGGACCGACGCGCACGCGCTCAGTATTGAAGAGGTTCCGGTCGACGAGCCCGCCGTCTGGCCCGTCGACGGCGACGCGACGGTACGGATCACCGTCCGGAACACCGGCGAGCGAGACGGCGTCGAGGTCGTCCAGCTGTATCTGCACGACCCCGTCGCACAGACGACCAGGCCGGTGGTACGGCTGATCGGCTACGCCCGGGTCGCTCTGAAGCACGGCGAAGCCGCCTACGTCAGCTTCGCCGTGCCGGCCGACATGGCGTCGTTCACGGGCGTCGACGGCCGGCGCGTGGTCGAACCGGGCGACGTGGAGCTGCGGTTCGGCCGGTCGAGCGCGGACGCCGCGGCCACCGTACGGCTGCGGCTGGTCGGCGCCGAGCGCGAGACCGGAGCGCAACGGATGCTGGAGTCACGGGTCCGCGTCGACCGCCTGCCGGCCCTCGCGCCCGCGCGGCAAGGGCCGACGTCATGA
- a CDS encoding non-reducing end alpha-L-arabinofuranosidase family hydrolase has translation MKHIPHRLWLAATAVVALAAGVIVTANPAQAATMQRSYQWSSSGILIAPKSDSSHSLVSIKDPSVVHYNGRWHVFASTVDSAGEYSMVYLNFTDWSSADSATPFHLDETAIGTGYRAAPQVFYFAPQSLWYLVYQTGGNASYSTNTDLANPSGWTAPKGFYSGVPSIIQQNIGSGSWVDMWVICGSVNCHLFSSDNNGHLYRSQTSMAGFPNGMSDPVIVLSDSKFKLFEASNMYKIAGAQEYLLLVEAIGSDGKRYFRSWTTDAINGAFTALADTGSNPFARSTNVAFGGTAWTKDISHGEMIRAGYDQNMIINPCGLRYAYQGFDPASTAGYTFPPWRIGLLTQTNSAC, from the coding sequence GTGAAACACATCCCCCATCGGCTGTGGTTGGCAGCCACTGCCGTCGTCGCCCTCGCCGCGGGCGTCATCGTCACCGCGAACCCCGCTCAAGCCGCCACCATGCAGAGGAGCTACCAGTGGAGCTCGAGCGGCATCCTGATCGCGCCGAAATCAGACTCCAGCCACAGCCTGGTGTCGATCAAAGATCCGTCGGTCGTCCACTACAACGGGCGATGGCACGTCTTCGCCTCGACGGTCGACTCGGCCGGCGAATACAGCATGGTGTACCTGAACTTCACCGACTGGTCCTCGGCCGATTCGGCCACGCCGTTCCACCTGGACGAGACCGCCATCGGCACCGGGTACCGGGCGGCCCCGCAGGTCTTCTACTTCGCCCCGCAAAGCCTGTGGTACCTGGTCTACCAGACTGGCGGGAACGCCTCCTACTCCACCAACACGGACCTTGCCAACCCGTCCGGATGGACCGCTCCGAAGGGTTTCTACTCCGGCGTGCCCTCGATCATCCAGCAGAACATCGGATCCGGCAGCTGGGTCGACATGTGGGTGATCTGCGGCAGCGTCAACTGCCATCTGTTCTCCTCGGACAACAACGGCCATCTCTATCGCTCGCAGACCAGCATGGCCGGCTTCCCCAACGGCATGAGCGATCCGGTCATCGTTTTGTCCGACTCGAAGTTCAAACTGTTCGAGGCGAGCAACATGTACAAGATAGCCGGCGCCCAGGAATACCTGCTGCTGGTCGAAGCGATCGGCTCCGATGGCAAGCGGTACTTCCGGTCCTGGACCACGGATGCGATCAACGGGGCGTTCACCGCGCTGGCCGATACCGGGAGCAATCCGTTCGCGCGGTCCACCAACGTCGCCTTCGGTGGCACCGCATGGACCAAGGACATCAGTCACGGCGAGATGATCCGCGCTGGATACGACCAGAACATGATCATCAACCCGTGCGGCTTGCGCTACGCATATCAGGGCTTCGACCCGGCCTCGACCGCCGGTTACACCTTCCCGCCCTGGCGGATCGGGCTGCTGACCCAGACCAATTCGGCCTGCTGA